One Fontisphaera persica DNA window includes the following coding sequences:
- a CDS encoding CotH kinase family protein has translation MLKIYEIAARFCRLANFRPAAGLLGGVLLAMVPCCGLQAARRPDSPDQGQAVVLFSPPGGVLTNRATVALRYHGPGEVRYTTDGSAPTTNAPIYREPLEVNRSLYLRARVFIEGRPAGPVGAAAYTLLSPEVVAFNSNLPLVLINTFGGPVVDDVKNPAWMMTWHTNEGRASLQGVPQWQGRIGLEYRGSSSRRAPKSSYGIECWDENVLEDAKAPLLGLPTESDWVLYGPYSDKTLMRDVLAYDLWEAMGHYSVRRRFVEVFLARHNQPLTARDYQGVYVLLEKIKQGKQRVNIAKLTPSDTNYPAITGGYILKRDRLDANDNGFETSWGMTLGIEYPKGEKLAPAQKQYIRQWMNQFETSLNDRQWLHPERGYRQYLDVPTAIDYFWIVEMSKTIDGYTLSVFMHKDRGGKLVLSPIWDRNLSFGNVNYQDGDNPHGWYWAAVGGRDLWYGRLFRDPDFDQQATDRYAELRRQLFATSNLLARIATYAQLLEEAQQREFKRWPRLGEYVWPNAEADARNRTYQATVGYLTNWIVRRMNWLDQQFLPAPRFSPRPVLIPAGTAIALDGTNAPQQQIYYTLNGEDPRQPGGNPSSAARLYEGPFVLESGKVRVTARIRQSKGAWGPPAAAVYVIE, from the coding sequence CAGGTTTGCTGGGGGGTGTCTTGCTGGCCATGGTGCCTTGTTGTGGCTTACAGGCAGCCCGGAGACCCGATTCCCCCGACCAAGGGCAGGCGGTGGTATTGTTTAGTCCGCCGGGCGGGGTGTTGACCAATCGTGCCACCGTGGCCTTGCGTTACCACGGGCCGGGTGAAGTGCGCTACACTACCGATGGCAGCGCGCCCACCACCAATGCGCCCATTTATCGTGAACCATTGGAAGTGAACCGCAGCCTGTACCTTCGCGCTCGGGTGTTCATCGAGGGGCGTCCAGCCGGGCCGGTTGGGGCGGCGGCTTATACCTTGTTGAGTCCAGAGGTTGTTGCGTTTAACTCCAATTTACCGTTGGTGTTAATCAATACCTTTGGCGGGCCGGTGGTGGACGACGTTAAAAACCCGGCCTGGATGATGACCTGGCACACCAACGAAGGCCGGGCATCGCTGCAGGGCGTCCCGCAGTGGCAGGGCCGCATTGGGTTGGAGTATCGTGGCTCCAGTTCGCGGCGGGCGCCCAAAAGCTCGTATGGCATTGAATGCTGGGACGAAAATGTCCTGGAGGATGCCAAAGCCCCCCTGCTTGGATTGCCGACGGAATCGGACTGGGTGCTTTACGGGCCCTACAGTGATAAAACCTTGATGCGCGATGTTCTGGCGTACGATTTATGGGAGGCCATGGGGCATTACTCGGTGCGGCGGCGGTTTGTCGAGGTGTTCCTAGCGCGGCACAATCAACCGCTGACCGCCCGGGATTATCAGGGAGTTTATGTCTTGTTGGAAAAAATCAAACAAGGCAAGCAGCGCGTGAACATCGCCAAATTGACACCGTCAGACACCAATTACCCCGCGATTACCGGCGGGTACATCCTGAAACGGGACCGGCTGGACGCCAACGACAATGGCTTTGAGACCTCCTGGGGAATGACCTTGGGCATCGAATATCCCAAAGGGGAAAAACTGGCGCCTGCTCAAAAGCAATACATCCGGCAATGGATGAATCAATTTGAAACTTCCCTCAATGACCGGCAATGGCTTCATCCCGAGCGCGGCTATCGCCAGTATTTGGATGTGCCCACGGCGATTGATTACTTCTGGATTGTCGAGATGTCCAAAACCATTGATGGCTACACGCTCAGTGTGTTCATGCACAAAGACCGCGGCGGCAAGCTGGTACTTTCGCCGATTTGGGATCGCAACCTGAGTTTTGGCAACGTGAACTATCAGGACGGCGACAATCCGCATGGCTGGTATTGGGCGGCAGTGGGGGGGCGGGATTTGTGGTATGGCCGCCTTTTTCGGGATCCTGATTTTGACCAGCAAGCCACTGATAGGTATGCCGAATTGCGGCGCCAACTCTTTGCCACAAGCAACCTGCTGGCCCGCATCGCAACCTACGCGCAACTTCTGGAAGAGGCCCAGCAGCGCGAATTCAAGCGCTGGCCCCGGCTGGGGGAGTATGTCTGGCCCAACGCTGAGGCAGATGCCCGCAACCGTACCTACCAGGCAACTGTGGGATACCTGACCAATTGGATCGTGCGCAGGATGAACTGGCTGGATCAGCAATTTTTGCCTGCGCCCCGTTTCAGTCCCCGTCCCGTCCTGATTCCGGCCGGCACCGCAATAGCCTTGGACGGCACCAATGCGCCCCAACAGCAAATCTATTACACGCTGAATGGTGAAGACCCCAGACAACCGGGGGGCAACCCCTCTTCCGCCGCCCGTCTCTATGAGGGGCCTTTTGTGCTGGAAAGCGGCAAGGTGCGCGTGACGGCCCGTATTCGCCAGTCCAAAGGTGCCTGGGGCCCGCCCGCTGCGGCAGTCTATGTCATCGAATAA
- a CDS encoding trans-sulfuration enzyme family protein — METHDKQPGFSTRAVHESCGFSGSTGAVMPPVFLTSTFASGNPDGFDYTRSGNPNFRLLERSAASLEGGQYATCFASGVSAITAVLSTLKQGDLVLAEENLYGCTYRLLERVMAKFGIQTRYVDMARTEHWGIIKRLRPALVWLESPTNPLLKIVDIAGVSAVAREAEVPVVVDNTFASPYLQRPLELGATLSLSSTTKYINGHSDSLGGVVVTNEAGWQEKMIFAQKALGLQPGPFDAWLTARGQRTLALRMERHCATALELARWLETHPKVKLVRYPFLPSHPQYDLARRQMRGGSGMVTFELNSSVEQALAFCRKLKYITLAESLGGVESLICHPATMTHASVPAEVRRQVGIGDGLLRLSVGLEDLEDLRADLECALGALQP; from the coding sequence ATGGAAACACACGACAAACAACCCGGCTTCAGCACACGGGCGGTGCACGAAAGCTGTGGTTTTAGCGGGAGCACAGGCGCCGTAATGCCGCCCGTGTTTTTAACCAGCACTTTTGCCAGCGGTAATCCAGACGGGTTTGATTACACCCGCTCCGGCAATCCCAATTTTCGTTTATTGGAGCGTTCGGCGGCCTCGTTGGAAGGAGGCCAATATGCCACCTGCTTTGCCAGTGGGGTTTCTGCGATTACGGCGGTGCTGAGCACATTGAAACAAGGCGATTTGGTGTTGGCCGAGGAAAACCTGTATGGCTGCACGTATCGCTTGTTGGAGCGGGTGATGGCCAAATTTGGCATCCAAACGCGATATGTGGACATGGCGCGGACTGAGCATTGGGGCATCATTAAGCGGTTGCGTCCTGCTCTGGTCTGGCTGGAAAGCCCCACCAATCCCCTGCTTAAGATTGTGGACATTGCCGGCGTCAGCGCCGTGGCGCGGGAAGCCGAAGTGCCGGTGGTGGTGGATAATACCTTTGCTTCGCCCTACCTGCAGCGCCCCCTGGAATTGGGAGCCACGCTGTCGCTTTCTTCCACCACCAAATACATCAACGGCCACAGTGACAGCCTGGGAGGGGTGGTGGTGACGAATGAAGCCGGCTGGCAGGAGAAAATGATTTTTGCCCAGAAAGCCTTGGGCTTGCAGCCCGGTCCCTTTGATGCATGGTTGACAGCTCGTGGCCAGCGGACCCTCGCTTTGCGCATGGAAAGGCATTGTGCGACGGCGTTGGAGCTGGCTCGCTGGCTTGAAACACATCCCAAAGTTAAATTGGTGCGCTATCCCTTTTTGCCCAGCCATCCCCAATATGACCTGGCGCGCCGGCAGATGCGCGGAGGTTCTGGTATGGTGACATTTGAATTAAATAGCTCGGTGGAGCAGGCGCTGGCTTTTTGCCGCAAGCTGAAATACATCACCCTCGCTGAGAGTCTGGGAGGAGTGGAAAGCCTGATTTGCCATCCAGCCACCATGACTCATGCCTCAGTGCCGGCTGAGGTGAGGCGGCAGGTGGGCATAGGAGATGGTCTGCTGCGTCTGAGCGTAGGACTGGAAGACCTAGAGGACTTGCGCGCCGATTTGGAATGCGCACTGGGAGCATTGCAGCCATGA
- a CDS encoding PLP-dependent transferase, with amino-acid sequence MKAWELLEQPRWQPEDLGRPLPEDEHAVSMALPRWQDVVGYEEKRPETIHKLRNGYPRFVIHPLVQQAAMQLGNWNACLPFPSARVADLALAFLRRHGHDGMTLQKGGLWGVVTSLDGGLVLKAFWQHTGLIVSSRQAKAFLEGRSEPDETPAIRARLRQHLAAFYEVEEGDVFLQPTGMAAQHAALAAVRLLRPGHPTVQLGFPYVDTLKLQQKVGDGATLLHRLDRVEQELQVLLNRQQLAACFCEIPGNPLLGSADLRRVSPLLRERGVPLVADDVVATPYNVDLSPYADLVATSLTKYIVGTADAMGGAVICNPRSPFYEPLKQILRAHHEDLLWGEEAMIIERQARDFPSRMERHNANGLWIAEKLRAHPAVERVWYPKWEFAEVYESVRRPRGGWGSLVTFLPRHADRTAPAIYDRLAVNKGPSLGTVFTLACPFTLLAHYTELDWAEACGVSRNLIRLSIGLEEPEALWQRIQSALPD; translated from the coding sequence ATGAAGGCATGGGAATTATTGGAGCAGCCGCGGTGGCAGCCAGAGGACTTGGGCCGTCCGTTGCCGGAGGATGAGCACGCGGTCTCCATGGCTTTGCCGCGTTGGCAGGATGTGGTGGGATACGAAGAAAAGCGTCCCGAAACCATCCATAAATTGCGGAATGGCTATCCGCGCTTCGTGATTCATCCCCTGGTGCAGCAGGCCGCCATGCAACTAGGCAATTGGAATGCCTGCCTGCCATTTCCTTCCGCGCGCGTGGCAGACCTGGCGTTGGCTTTCTTACGCCGTCATGGTCACGACGGCATGACCCTGCAAAAAGGCGGCCTTTGGGGAGTGGTTACCTCCTTGGATGGCGGTTTGGTCTTAAAGGCATTTTGGCAGCACACCGGCCTGATTGTATCCAGCCGGCAGGCCAAGGCTTTTCTGGAGGGCCGCAGTGAGCCCGACGAAACCCCTGCCATTCGGGCCAGGTTGCGACAGCATCTGGCGGCCTTTTACGAGGTGGAGGAAGGGGATGTGTTTCTGCAACCTACGGGTATGGCGGCGCAACATGCGGCGCTGGCCGCAGTGCGCCTGTTGCGGCCGGGCCACCCCACCGTTCAGTTGGGTTTTCCTTATGTGGACACGCTCAAGTTGCAACAGAAAGTGGGGGACGGCGCGACGCTCCTACACCGGTTGGATCGTGTAGAGCAGGAGCTCCAGGTGCTGCTAAACCGCCAGCAGCTCGCGGCGTGTTTTTGCGAAATCCCCGGCAACCCTCTGCTGGGGTCGGCGGATTTACGGCGGGTTTCTCCCTTGCTGCGCGAGCGCGGCGTGCCGCTGGTGGCGGATGATGTGGTGGCCACGCCCTACAATGTGGATTTAAGCCCCTATGCTGACCTGGTGGCGACCAGTTTGACTAAATATATCGTCGGCACGGCCGATGCCATGGGAGGCGCCGTGATATGCAACCCCCGCTCACCCTTCTATGAGCCATTAAAGCAAATCTTGCGGGCGCATCATGAAGACTTGTTGTGGGGTGAGGAGGCCATGATTATTGAACGGCAAGCCCGTGATTTCCCCTCTCGCATGGAACGTCACAACGCCAATGGACTTTGGATCGCTGAAAAACTGCGCGCTCACCCAGCCGTGGAGCGGGTGTGGTATCCAAAATGGGAATTCGCCGAAGTTTATGAGTCAGTACGTCGGCCTCGCGGAGGGTGGGGAAGCCTGGTCACCTTTTTGCCGCGGCATGCCGACCGCACGGCTCCGGCAATTTATGACCGTTTAGCCGTCAACAAAGGCCCCAGCCTGGGGACGGTGTTCACGCTCGCCTGCCCCTTCACCTTGTTGGCGCATTACACGGAATTGGATTGGGCAGAGGCATGTGGCGTATCCCGCAATCTCATCCGGCTTTCCATCGGTCTGGAGGAACCAGAAGCGTTGTGGCAGCGGATTCAATCCGCCCTGCCTGATTAA
- a CDS encoding DEAD/DEAH box helicase, with product MDTLKDALNGTATLSQSVVVPDLWQTQAVNALREGKDVVVQAPTGAGKTLIFELWSKQGKNRGQAIYTVPTRALANDKLAEWRARGWDVGIATGDLAENLEAPILVATLETQKYRLVRGMGPSLLVVDEYQLIGDPDRGLNYELALALAPPQTQLLLLSGSVANPQDIVRWLRRLGRKAVLIEDKVRPVPLEEVDVERLSYRLPGEIRGYWARFCARALAEGLGPILLFAPRRANAESIANELARQLPCPHPLTLTLEQKRLVGEDLARMLKARVAYHHSGLSYAARAGVVEPLAKAGALRVVVATMGLAAGINFSLRSVALAGDSYRRDQLEQALRPDEILQMFGRAGRRGIDETGYVLVGPNEIRLRDGYPAHLQRNGMVDWNTLLGLMAAAAEAGREPFAEAVRVQERLFTTRTVTLGVEECLKNPEAPCGLKTDAERARHVRRKVQQMLNSRAEWENLPPLTDRPAGEVRVLQAPPTPLLDALNLLPPQDDTAETAQQRANLAAKLQWLSALSVPQALEKLGHGTLVVLEQTSEAHPVHGRAITVADILHDGRLEMVKWVRRLLHWQGRVTTRETWENTVEPLLRQRFAAQRLPVIRFEARGHKLVALVSLAQMALRAAVDRHGVPIFRPILREVLPSDCQRCAFIQTCRQLPTGSGAAMLWRRLGLVGARGVPTLRGRVVSFFHQGDGLAIAAGLEDENCPLDEMIYELANLDAGFRFSGDESRWAGRLAMACQKLYGLQTIPGYLENGLPPHYGAGAEQIVAAVHRQPDSKHRFINEWLGVGDIDRIIIEWRSTLRQIAHSPSLDWPRWQELQQRARAILQETESPTLTDLPSLDFQQLRRVDHRLALRRH from the coding sequence GTGGACACGCTGAAGGATGCCTTGAACGGGACTGCCACCTTGAGCCAATCGGTGGTAGTGCCTGACCTTTGGCAAACCCAAGCCGTCAATGCCTTGCGCGAGGGAAAGGATGTCGTGGTGCAAGCCCCCACGGGCGCAGGCAAGACGCTTATTTTTGAGCTGTGGTCCAAACAAGGCAAAAATCGCGGCCAAGCCATTTATACCGTCCCCACCCGGGCACTGGCCAACGATAAACTTGCCGAGTGGCGCGCGCGCGGATGGGACGTGGGCATTGCCACGGGCGACCTGGCGGAAAATCTGGAAGCTCCCATTCTTGTTGCCACACTCGAAACCCAAAAGTATCGGCTGGTGCGGGGCATGGGTCCCAGCCTGCTAGTGGTGGACGAGTATCAACTTATCGGCGACCCCGACCGCGGCCTGAACTATGAGCTGGCTTTGGCCCTGGCCCCCCCACAAACCCAGTTGCTCCTCCTCAGTGGCAGTGTTGCCAATCCGCAAGACATCGTACGCTGGCTGCGCCGCCTGGGCCGTAAAGCGGTGCTGATTGAGGATAAAGTCCGCCCGGTACCGTTGGAGGAGGTGGATGTGGAGCGGCTTAGTTACAGGTTGCCCGGGGAAATTCGCGGTTATTGGGCACGTTTTTGCGCGCGGGCTTTGGCGGAGGGGCTGGGCCCCATTCTGCTGTTCGCTCCCCGGCGGGCCAACGCCGAAAGCATCGCCAACGAACTGGCGCGCCAGTTGCCCTGCCCTCACCCCCTCACGCTAACGCTGGAGCAAAAACGTTTGGTGGGCGAAGACCTGGCCCGCATGCTCAAAGCTCGTGTCGCCTACCATCATAGCGGGTTGAGCTATGCCGCCCGGGCGGGGGTGGTGGAGCCTTTGGCCAAAGCCGGAGCATTGCGCGTGGTGGTGGCCACCATGGGCTTGGCGGCAGGAATTAATTTCTCTCTGCGCAGTGTGGCTTTGGCGGGAGATTCTTATCGCCGGGACCAACTGGAACAGGCCCTGCGGCCGGATGAAATCCTGCAAATGTTCGGGCGGGCCGGGCGCCGCGGCATTGACGAGACCGGCTATGTGCTCGTTGGCCCCAATGAAATACGGCTGCGCGATGGTTACCCGGCACATTTGCAGCGCAACGGCATGGTGGATTGGAATACGTTGTTGGGCTTGATGGCCGCAGCAGCCGAAGCGGGCCGTGAGCCCTTTGCCGAGGCAGTGCGGGTGCAGGAGCGTCTTTTCACCACCCGCACGGTGACGCTGGGGGTGGAAGAATGCCTGAAAAATCCTGAGGCCCCCTGCGGTCTTAAAACGGATGCCGAACGTGCCCGCCATGTGCGGCGCAAGGTGCAACAAATGCTCAACAGCCGCGCCGAGTGGGAAAACCTGCCCCCCCTCACCGACCGCCCGGCAGGCGAAGTGCGGGTGCTGCAGGCGCCGCCGACACCTTTATTGGATGCCTTAAATTTGTTACCCCCCCAAGACGACACCGCCGAAACCGCGCAACAGCGTGCCAACTTGGCCGCCAAGTTGCAATGGCTGTCAGCACTTTCTGTGCCCCAAGCCCTCGAAAAACTGGGGCACGGCACCCTGGTGGTTTTGGAGCAAACCTCCGAGGCCCATCCTGTTCATGGACGGGCCATCACGGTGGCCGACATCTTGCACGATGGCCGTCTGGAAATGGTGAAGTGGGTGCGGCGGTTATTGCACTGGCAAGGGCGGGTCACGACCCGCGAAACTTGGGAAAACACGGTGGAGCCTTTGCTCCGCCAGCGTTTTGCCGCTCAGCGCCTGCCCGTCATCCGCTTTGAGGCACGCGGCCACAAACTGGTGGCTCTGGTGAGTCTCGCTCAAATGGCGCTTCGCGCCGCTGTGGACCGTCACGGCGTGCCGATTTTCAGACCCATCCTGCGCGAAGTCTTGCCTTCTGATTGCCAACGCTGTGCTTTCATTCAAACCTGCCGCCAACTCCCCACTGGCAGCGGTGCCGCCATGCTCTGGCGGCGGCTGGGACTGGTGGGTGCCCGGGGGGTGCCGACCCTACGCGGCAGGGTGGTCAGTTTCTTCCACCAAGGTGATGGATTGGCCATAGCTGCGGGGCTGGAAGACGAAAACTGCCCGTTGGATGAAATGATTTATGAGCTGGCCAATTTGGACGCCGGCTTCCGTTTTTCCGGCGATGAGAGCCGTTGGGCAGGCCGCCTGGCGATGGCCTGCCAGAAACTCTATGGCCTGCAAACCATTCCTGGTTATCTGGAAAATGGCCTGCCGCCGCACTATGGGGCTGGCGCCGAGCAAATCGTGGCCGCGGTTCATCGGCAACCCGACAGCAAACATCGTTTTATCAACGAATGGCTCGGCGTGGGCGATATTGATCGTATCATTATTGAATGGCGCAGCACTTTACGGCAAATTGCCCACTCTCCTTCACTAGACTGGCCAAGATGGCAGGAACTGCAGCAACGGGCCAGGGCCATCCTGCAGGAAACAGAATCACCCACCCTCACCGACCTGCCCTCTTTGGACTTCCAGCAACTGCGCCGGGTGGACCACCGGCTTGCCTTGCGGCGGCATTGA
- the rsgA gene encoding ribosome small subunit-dependent GTPase A has translation MTGGNTDKRPHLTLETLGWNWEWEACFKDLQQPAWEPGRVVVEDKHHYVVFTRHGALRARAAGRLLHRARQPGDLPKVGDWVALIAYPAEEKAVIQQVLPRKTCLTRKVAGKEVSEQILVTNVATAFVVQALDCTFNPRLLERFLLMVVEGGIQPVVLLNKCDLSETVAEQVAAAKACAGGAPVLTVSAKTGKGIKQLWEYIVPQKTVVFLGISGVGKSSLINRLYGEEVAATAEVRESDHKGRHTTTWRELIVLPNGGLVIDTPGMREFHLWMAGESLPEAFPDIFALAAGCKFNDCTHSVEKGCAVQAAVAAGQLSRERLASFHKLRQELEFLEKAGRLRHRRGGGRPRDFLAAHEEE, from the coding sequence ATGACCGGTGGCAACACAGACAAACGCCCCCATCTGACGCTGGAGACGCTAGGCTGGAATTGGGAATGGGAGGCCTGTTTCAAGGATTTGCAGCAGCCCGCCTGGGAGCCGGGCAGGGTGGTGGTGGAAGATAAACATCATTACGTTGTCTTTACCCGGCATGGAGCGTTGCGGGCCAGGGCAGCCGGTCGCCTTCTGCATCGCGCGCGCCAGCCAGGCGACCTGCCCAAAGTAGGGGATTGGGTGGCATTAATCGCCTATCCCGCCGAAGAAAAAGCCGTGATTCAGCAGGTTTTACCCCGGAAAACCTGTTTAACCCGAAAGGTGGCCGGAAAAGAGGTCAGCGAACAAATCCTCGTGACAAATGTGGCAACGGCCTTCGTGGTGCAGGCCTTGGACTGCACCTTCAATCCGCGGTTGCTGGAACGCTTTTTGCTCATGGTGGTGGAAGGCGGTATTCAACCCGTGGTGCTGCTTAATAAATGTGACCTGAGCGAGACGGTGGCGGAGCAGGTCGCTGCGGCCAAAGCTTGTGCGGGAGGCGCGCCGGTGCTGACGGTCAGCGCCAAAACAGGGAAAGGTATCAAACAACTTTGGGAATACATTGTCCCGCAAAAAACCGTGGTATTTTTGGGTATTTCCGGGGTGGGAAAATCCAGTCTCATTAACCGCCTTTATGGTGAGGAGGTGGCAGCCACGGCGGAAGTGCGTGAATCAGACCATAAGGGGCGGCACACGACAACCTGGCGCGAACTCATCGTGCTCCCCAATGGGGGGCTGGTCATTGACACGCCTGGCATGCGCGAATTTCATCTCTGGATGGCCGGCGAAAGCCTGCCGGAAGCGTTTCCGGACATTTTTGCGCTGGCCGCTGGATGCAAATTCAATGATTGCACCCATTCAGTGGAAAAAGGATGTGCGGTGCAGGCCGCGGTGGCAGCAGGGCAACTTTCCCGGGAACGCCTGGCCAGTTTCCATAAATTGCGGCAGGAATTGGAATTTTTAGAGAAAGCCGGCCGCCTGCGACATCGGCGGGGCGGGGGCCGGCCAAGGGACTTTCTAGCGGCGCACGAGGAGGAGTAG
- a CDS encoding Gfo/Idh/MocA family protein produces the protein MKRRHFLRNSAMAAAALTIIPRHVLGGAGQVSPNEKMTVALIGCGTQGLREMAHELKQPELQYVAACDPNQDSQDYVDWSKDGIRSMVAEAIGQPNWRKERPGIPGGREVAKVMIEGAYAQQRQRSQFRGVKTYADFRELLAKASDVDLVKIMTPDHLHAVIAVMAMKKGRKVVTHKPLANRVSEGRWVIETARQTGAATHFLPANAGDAVRRLAHWTRQGVIGRLKEIHNWSNRPVWPQYATLPTDRPPVPKGFDWDLWLGPSLPRPYHPHYTHAVFRGWYEFGGGPIADMGHYSLWRVFQELNLDAPILVESTPSHVCEVRDQVSVVIANDYSFPVASTVRFKFPARGDRPEINLYWYDGGMRPPTPPELEKEGGELPPEGMMWVGDERIIIAGFLGQNPRVLPAPKQDLDALRPPPREAPNWTHALRLGQKTDGDFLLAGPITEAFNLAAVSLRLGGKRLLWDAARGAITNRPEANRYLTREYRKGWEPQFI, from the coding sequence ATGAAACGCCGTCATTTCCTCCGAAACAGCGCCATGGCCGCCGCTGCATTGACCATAATTCCGCGCCACGTTTTGGGTGGGGCCGGCCAGGTGTCCCCCAATGAAAAGATGACTGTTGCCCTGATTGGCTGTGGCACCCAGGGCTTGCGGGAAATGGCCCATGAGTTGAAGCAGCCAGAACTGCAATACGTGGCGGCCTGCGACCCAAATCAGGACTCGCAGGATTACGTGGACTGGTCCAAAGATGGCATCCGCAGCATGGTGGCGGAGGCCATTGGCCAGCCCAACTGGCGCAAAGAACGACCTGGCATTCCCGGGGGCCGTGAAGTGGCTAAAGTCATGATCGAAGGCGCCTACGCGCAGCAACGCCAGCGCAGCCAATTCCGCGGGGTCAAGACCTATGCCGATTTTCGCGAGTTGCTGGCTAAAGCCAGCGATGTGGACCTGGTCAAAATCATGACCCCGGACCATTTGCATGCCGTGATTGCGGTGATGGCCATGAAAAAAGGCAGAAAGGTGGTCACACATAAACCTCTCGCCAACCGGGTTTCGGAAGGCCGCTGGGTCATTGAAACGGCCCGGCAAACCGGGGCCGCAACCCACTTTTTGCCGGCGAATGCCGGCGATGCCGTGCGCCGGCTGGCACACTGGACGCGCCAGGGTGTCATTGGCCGGCTGAAGGAAATCCATAACTGGTCCAACCGTCCTGTCTGGCCGCAATACGCCACCCTGCCCACAGACCGCCCGCCGGTGCCCAAAGGTTTTGATTGGGATTTGTGGCTTGGGCCTTCCCTTCCCCGCCCATACCACCCCCATTACACCCACGCCGTTTTTAGAGGCTGGTACGAGTTCGGCGGCGGTCCGATTGCGGACATGGGACATTACAGCTTGTGGCGGGTGTTTCAGGAACTGAATCTGGACGCACCAATTCTCGTCGAGTCCACTCCCAGTCATGTCTGCGAAGTCCGCGACCAGGTGAGCGTGGTGATTGCCAACGATTATTCCTTTCCCGTGGCCAGCACCGTGCGGTTCAAATTCCCGGCCAGGGGAGACCGGCCGGAAATCAACCTGTACTGGTACGATGGCGGGATGCGGCCTCCCACCCCGCCGGAATTGGAAAAGGAAGGGGGAGAGTTGCCGCCCGAAGGCATGATGTGGGTGGGGGATGAACGAATCATTATAGCGGGTTTCTTGGGACAAAATCCACGGGTGTTGCCCGCGCCCAAACAAGACCTGGACGCTTTGCGCCCGCCGCCGCGTGAAGCGCCCAATTGGACCCACGCGTTACGGCTAGGGCAAAAAACGGACGGCGACTTCCTGCTGGCCGGCCCCATTACGGAAGCGTTCAATCTGGCCGCAGTTTCCTTGCGGCTGGGAGGAAAAAGATTGCTCTGGGATGCCGCCCGCGGTGCCATCACCAATCGCCCCGAAGCCAATCGTTATTTGACGCGGGAATACCGCAAAGGGTGGGAACCGCAGTTCATTTAA
- a CDS encoding nucleotidyltransferase family protein — MTSAIILAAGQSRRMGLPKQLLPVDGVPLLTKVAAAFPPELVKHLLIVIRPDSKGLRHLVALPHVQWVENPAAEGDMLSSVRCGLRALPKGTETVIVTPADLPGLTASLTCAMLEAWRNCGKSILVPVFQRRRGHPLVFSADYLTEILSQYDSVGLRGLLQAHPHEVFEWEAPSASVLDDWDTPEDWQRWQQRW; from the coding sequence ATGACCAGCGCCATCATCCTGGCGGCCGGCCAGTCCCGGCGCATGGGCCTCCCCAAGCAGCTATTGCCTGTGGATGGTGTTCCGTTGTTGACCAAAGTCGCCGCCGCCTTTCCACCAGAGTTGGTGAAGCATTTGCTGATTGTCATCAGGCCGGACTCCAAGGGCCTTCGGCACCTTGTTGCTCTTCCTCATGTGCAGTGGGTGGAAAATCCCGCCGCCGAGGGCGACATGCTCAGCTCCGTGCGCTGCGGCCTGCGCGCCTTGCCGAAGGGCACTGAAACGGTAATCGTGACTCCGGCAGACCTTCCGGGGCTGACCGCTTCCTTGACGTGTGCGATGCTTGAGGCTTGGCGCAATTGCGGCAAATCCATACTCGTACCCGTGTTTCAGCGACGGCGCGGTCATCCCCTGGTTTTCTCCGCCGACTACCTTACGGAAATTCTGAGCCAATATGACAGCGTGGGCTTGCGTGGATTATTGCAAGCCCATCCGCATGAGGTCTTTGAATGGGAGGCCCCCAGCGCCTCCGTTTTGGATGATTGGGATACTCCCGAAGATTGGCAACGCTGGCAACAACGTTGGTAA